In Miniphocaeibacter halophilus, the following proteins share a genomic window:
- a CDS encoding ABC transporter ATP-binding protein — MSKSILTTKDISITFGGLKAVTDFNLDLKSDELLGLIGPNGAGKTTVFNILTGVYKPTSGEYKFNGRKINGEKPHKLVQYGMARTFQNIRLFSNMTVLDNVIVANNFNMKYGYLTGALRLPRYWKEEREAKKKAIELLEIFDLAKYANYTAGNMPYGRQRKLEIARALSTGAKVLFLDEPAAGMNPKETEELMDTIKLIKEKFNIAIVLIEHDMKLVLGICERLIVLDRGHIIAEGDPIEVVNRKEVITAYLGSDDDEEKEDE, encoded by the coding sequence ATGAGTAAATCCATATTAACAACAAAGGATATTTCAATAACCTTCGGTGGACTTAAGGCTGTAACAGATTTTAATTTAGATTTAAAATCCGACGAACTACTAGGCTTAATAGGACCAAATGGTGCAGGAAAAACCACTGTGTTTAATATTTTAACAGGGGTTTATAAACCTACATCAGGAGAATACAAGTTCAATGGAAGAAAAATCAATGGGGAAAAACCTCATAAATTAGTACAATATGGAATGGCTAGAACATTCCAAAATATAAGATTATTTTCTAATATGACTGTACTGGATAATGTAATAGTAGCTAATAACTTCAATATGAAATACGGTTATTTAACAGGAGCTTTAAGATTACCACGATATTGGAAAGAAGAAAGAGAAGCAAAGAAAAAAGCAATAGAATTACTTGAGATTTTTGACCTTGCTAAATATGCTAACTATACAGCTGGTAATATGCCTTATGGTAGGCAAAGAAAACTTGAAATAGCAAGGGCCTTATCAACAGGGGCAAAAGTGCTGTTTTTAGATGAGCCGGCTGCCGGTATGAACCCTAAAGAAACTGAAGAATTAATGGACACAATAAAACTAATAAAAGAAAAGTTTAATATAGCAATAGTTCTAATAGAACATGATATGAAACTGGTTTTAGGTATTTGTGAAAGATTAATAGTTTTAGACAGAGGTCATATAATAGCAGAGGGAGATCCTATAGAAGTAGTAAATCGTAAGGAAGTAATAACAGCCTATTTAGGTTCAGACGATGATGAAGAAAAGGAGGATGAATAA
- a CDS encoding branched-chain amino acid ABC transporter permease, protein MTSTRKISYVAIVALVALLYFVIFLLNVNGVLGNYELGIMNFICINIILAVSLNITVGCLGQITLGHAGFMSIGAYAASLFVKSGILTGLPGYLVSLLVGGVIALGVGILIGIPGLRLKGDYLAIITLAFGEIIRTLIEYFDFTGGAQGLTGIPRYRDFTTIFVITVLSVMFMYSIMTSRHGRAVLAIREDEIASDAVGVNTTYYKVFAFALSAMFAGIAGGMYAQNMGNITARYFDYNNSINILVMVVLGGMGSFTGATISAIVLTILPEMLRTFADYRMIIYALVLIIMMIFRPTGLLGRKEFQITKIIDFIKIKIKGSDKAGGHLNE, encoded by the coding sequence ATGACAAGTACTAGAAAAATTTCATATGTAGCAATTGTTGCCTTAGTTGCCTTATTATACTTTGTAATATTTTTACTTAATGTAAATGGAGTGCTGGGAAATTATGAACTAGGTATAATGAATTTTATCTGTATAAATATAATTCTGGCTGTAAGTTTAAATATTACCGTTGGTTGTTTAGGACAAATAACATTAGGCCATGCAGGCTTTATGTCCATAGGAGCTTATGCAGCGTCCTTGTTTGTAAAATCAGGCATATTAACAGGACTTCCAGGATACTTAGTGTCCTTATTAGTAGGTGGAGTAATTGCCTTAGGAGTTGGAATATTAATAGGTATTCCAGGCTTAAGACTTAAAGGTGACTATTTAGCAATAATTACATTGGCTTTTGGAGAAATAATTAGAACATTAATAGAATATTTTGATTTTACAGGTGGAGCTCAAGGTTTAACGGGAATTCCAAGATACAGGGACTTTACTACTATATTTGTAATAACAGTTCTTTCAGTAATGTTTATGTACTCAATTATGACATCCCGTCATGGCAGGGCTGTTCTTGCCATTAGGGAAGACGAAATAGCAAGTGATGCAGTAGGCGTTAACACTACTTATTATAAAGTTTTTGCCTTTGCACTATCTGCAATGTTTGCAGGAATAGCCGGCGGAATGTATGCTCAAAATATGGGAAACATTACTGCAAGATACTTTGACTACAACAACTCAATCAATATACTTGTTATGGTAGTACTTGGAGGAATGGGTTCATTTACCGGAGCTACAATATCAGCCATAGTGTTAACAATACTTCCGGAAATGCTAAGGACATTTGCAGATTATAGGATGATTATATATGCCTTAGTATTAATTATAATGATGATATTCAGACCTACAGGATTACTTGGAAGAAAAGAATTCCAAATAACAAAAATTATTGATTTTATAAAAATAAAAATAAAAGGTTCAGATAAAGCAGGAGGTCATTTGAATGAGTAA
- a CDS encoding branched-chain amino acid ABC transporter permease, with the protein MKELILQIINGLQLGSIFALVALGYTMVYGIAKLINFAHGDILMVGAYVALASVPMLSSAGLPIWLAVVPAVVFCAVLGMVIEKVAYTPLRNSPRISNLITAIGVSLLLQNVVMTFIGANPQSFPKVFNVKPLNIFGIKINFSIIVTILVTGILTILLQLFLRKTKFGKAMRATSEDYGASKLVGINVNHTISMTFAIGSGLAAVGSILYLSAYPQLLPSMGSMMGIKAFVAAVLGGIGNIPGAVLGGLILGLVEALTKAYISSQLADAFVFGILIVVLLVKPTGILGENVKEKV; encoded by the coding sequence ATGAAAGAATTAATACTTCAAATAATCAATGGATTACAATTAGGAAGTATTTTTGCCTTAGTTGCTTTAGGATATACTATGGTTTACGGTATTGCCAAGTTAATAAACTTTGCCCATGGTGATATTCTTATGGTAGGTGCATATGTTGCCTTAGCGTCGGTTCCGATGTTAAGTAGTGCAGGATTGCCAATTTGGTTAGCAGTTGTACCGGCAGTGGTTTTTTGTGCTGTTTTAGGTATGGTAATAGAAAAAGTAGCCTATACTCCTTTAAGAAATTCTCCTAGAATTTCAAATTTAATTACGGCAATAGGAGTAAGTTTGCTTTTACAAAACGTAGTTATGACTTTTATTGGAGCAAATCCGCAATCATTTCCAAAAGTTTTCAATGTAAAACCATTGAATATATTTGGAATAAAAATTAATTTTAGTATTATTGTAACTATATTAGTTACCGGTATTTTAACTATATTATTACAATTGTTTTTAAGAAAAACAAAATTCGGTAAAGCTATGAGAGCTACAAGTGAAGATTATGGAGCTTCAAAATTAGTAGGAATTAACGTAAATCATACTATTTCAATGACTTTTGCAATAGGTAGTGGCTTAGCTGCAGTAGGTAGTATTTTATATCTTTCAGCCTATCCGCAACTTTTACCTAGTATGGGTTCTATGATGGGGATAAAAGCCTTTGTTGCAGCAGTTTTAGGTGGAATAGGAAATATTCCTGGTGCTGTTTTAGGTGGATTGATTTTAGGTTTAGTAGAGGCTTTAACTAAAGCCTATATTTCATCTCAATTAGCAGATGCCTTTGTATTTGGTATTTTAATAGTTGTATTGTTAGTTAAACCTACAGGTATATTAGGTGAAAATGTTAAGGAGAAGGTGTAA
- a CDS encoding ABC transporter substrate-binding protein: MTNLKKNILKVLSTVLVLSFLVTGCVGNNDAEKSTGAGKDGASSSEEILIGGISPMTGENAIYGITATNGATLAFKEINEAGGILGKQVKFEILDDKGDNTEAVNAFNKLVSQDAVAIIGAVTSAPTEAVAQPAVDENMPLLTPTGTQFGLTKDRPNVFRVCYTDPFQGEILAQYTAENLKATKAAVLTNNSSDYSDGIAKAFVEKAKELGVDIVAEESYGKGDTDFRAQLTKIAAESPEVVVIPDYYKEIALISQQAKEVGIEATLIGGDGWDGVVEQLDESSYADVENSVFTNHYSLQDESEKVQNFIEAYKGEFNENPSSFAALGYDAAYLYKEAIEKAGSTDKQAIVDAMKEIDFEGVTGNLKFDENNNPVKSVSMIKIVNGEYTLDSVVAPK; the protein is encoded by the coding sequence GTGACAAATTTGAAAAAGAATATTTTAAAAGTATTATCTACAGTTCTTGTTTTATCCTTTTTAGTAACAGGTTGTGTAGGTAATAATGACGCAGAAAAATCGACTGGTGCAGGAAAAGATGGTGCATCAAGTTCAGAAGAAATTTTAATAGGTGGAATATCGCCAATGACAGGTGAAAATGCTATCTATGGTATAACAGCTACAAACGGTGCTACATTAGCATTTAAAGAAATAAATGAAGCTGGTGGAATCTTAGGAAAACAAGTTAAGTTTGAAATTCTTGACGATAAAGGTGACAACACAGAAGCTGTTAACGCATTTAATAAGTTAGTATCCCAGGATGCAGTGGCAATAATAGGAGCAGTTACTTCAGCACCAACAGAAGCTGTTGCTCAACCGGCTGTTGATGAAAACATGCCTTTATTAACACCAACAGGAACACAATTTGGACTTACTAAAGACAGACCAAATGTATTTAGAGTTTGTTATACTGACCCATTCCAAGGTGAAATTTTAGCTCAATACACTGCTGAGAATTTAAAAGCAACAAAAGCGGCAGTTCTAACAAATAATTCATCAGATTACTCTGATGGTATTGCAAAAGCATTTGTAGAAAAAGCTAAAGAATTAGGTGTTGATATAGTTGCAGAAGAATCTTACGGAAAAGGCGATACAGATTTTAGAGCACAATTAACTAAAATAGCAGCTGAATCTCCGGAAGTTGTAGTTATTCCAGATTACTATAAGGAAATTGCATTGATTTCACAACAAGCTAAAGAAGTAGGAATTGAAGCTACTTTAATAGGTGGAGACGGCTGGGATGGAGTAGTTGAACAATTAGACGAATCATCTTATGCAGATGTAGAAAATTCAGTATTTACAAACCACTATTCATTACAGGATGAAAGTGAAAAAGTTCAAAACTTTATTGAGGCTTATAAAGGTGAATTTAATGAAAATCCATCATCATTTGCAGCTTTAGGTTATGACGCGGCTTATCTTTATAAAGAAGCAATAGAAAAAGCTGGCAGTACAGATAAACAAGCTATAGTTGATGCTATGAAAGAAATTGATTTTGAAGGAGTTACAGGAAACTTAAAATTTGATGAAAATAATAACCCTGTAAAATCAGTTTCAATGATTAAAATAGTTAATGGAGAATATACTTTAGATTCAGTAGTGGCTCCAAAATAA
- a CDS encoding fructose-1,6-bisphosphatase codes for MDDLKYLKLLSKEFNTIEKTISEIVKLKAISVLPKGTEYFLSDLHGEYTSFIRILRSASGNTRQKISQEFKYEMTEDQMNELSNLIYEPSNFLTLMTKSGDFTDSWVRKTIFNLIKLLKVVTSKYSRRKVRNKIPEAYRDLIDEMLHIDYVEINKQDYFDTLIDTIIEINASKEIITTLCHLIQNVSVDCLHIVGDIFDRGPRPDIIMDVLMDHHDIDIQWGNHDIIWMGAALGNRALVANVVRIALGYNNFDSLEDGYGINLRPLYSFAMDVYKDDPCDRFMPRIVDENKYYSVNKYATAKMHKAISIIQFKLACQILKRNPQYNMDHRITLENIDFDKNVYIPEDGKEYPLLDTNFPTIDRDNPIELTDREHEVIESLNTSFRHSEKMQTHLKFLFDKGSVYKVTNSNLLFHGCIPMNEDGSFKTLVYDGVEYSGKSLMDFFDEKARETAYLPRSLNSKERQKVLDLFWYMWCGPISPLFGKHKMSTFENFFIGRDLPISKEVSDPYFKLSKKEEFVDKIFEEFNLNPKTSHVINGHIPVKLKDGQQPISANGKMYVIDGGISKAYQPKTGIAGYTLMFNSHYLALAEHSNYEVMESVHGAYTPKLHITERFPERLLVKDTDEGKEIEKRIKELTDLFEAYKQGIIKERTK; via the coding sequence ATGGATGATTTAAAATACCTAAAATTGTTGTCGAAGGAATTTAATACAATAGAAAAAACTATTAGTGAAATTGTTAAACTAAAAGCTATTTCCGTTTTACCAAAAGGGACTGAATATTTTTTAAGTGATTTACATGGTGAATATACTTCATTTATAAGAATATTAAGATCTGCTTCCGGAAATACAAGACAAAAAATTTCCCAGGAATTTAAATATGAAATGACAGAAGATCAAATGAATGAACTTTCAAATTTAATTTATGAACCATCTAATTTCCTAACCTTAATGACTAAATCCGGTGACTTTACAGATAGCTGGGTTAGGAAAACCATTTTCAACCTTATTAAATTGTTAAAAGTAGTTACTTCTAAATATTCTAGAAGAAAGGTAAGAAACAAAATACCTGAAGCATACAGGGATTTAATTGATGAAATGCTTCATATTGACTATGTTGAAATAAATAAACAGGATTATTTTGATACTTTAATTGATACAATAATCGAAATAAATGCATCTAAAGAAATAATAACAACATTATGTCATTTAATTCAAAATGTTTCAGTGGATTGTTTGCATATTGTTGGTGATATTTTCGATAGAGGTCCTAGACCGGATATTATAATGGATGTATTAATGGATCATCACGACATTGACATACAGTGGGGTAACCACGATATAATTTGGATGGGAGCTGCCCTTGGAAACAGAGCCTTAGTAGCAAACGTTGTAAGAATAGCCTTAGGTTACAATAATTTTGATTCTCTTGAAGATGGCTATGGGATAAACTTAAGACCATTATATTCTTTTGCAATGGATGTTTATAAAGATGACCCTTGCGATAGATTTATGCCTAGAATAGTTGATGAAAATAAATATTACAGTGTTAATAAATATGCTACTGCAAAAATGCATAAAGCAATTTCAATTATACAGTTTAAATTAGCCTGTCAAATTTTAAAAAGAAATCCTCAATATAACATGGACCATAGAATTACCTTAGAAAATATAGACTTTGACAAAAATGTTTATATTCCAGAAGATGGAAAAGAATATCCTTTACTTGATACTAATTTCCCTACAATAGATAGAGACAATCCTATTGAATTAACCGATAGAGAACATGAGGTTATTGAAAGTTTAAATACTTCCTTTAGACATAGCGAAAAAATGCAAACCCATTTAAAATTCTTGTTCGATAAAGGTAGTGTTTACAAGGTTACTAATTCAAATTTGCTCTTCCATGGATGTATACCTATGAACGAAGATGGTAGTTTCAAAACCCTTGTTTATGACGGTGTTGAATACTCCGGAAAATCCCTAATGGATTTCTTCGATGAAAAAGCTAGAGAGACAGCTTACCTACCAAGATCTTTGAATTCAAAAGAAAGGCAAAAGGTTTTAGACTTATTTTGGTACATGTGGTGTGGACCAATATCTCCCTTATTTGGTAAACATAAAATGTCCACCTTTGAAAATTTCTTCATAGGTAGAGATTTACCTATTAGTAAGGAAGTTTCAGATCCATATTTTAAACTTAGTAAAAAAGAAGAGTTTGTCGATAAGATTTTCGAGGAATTTAACTTAAATCCTAAGACCTCCCATGTAATAAATGGTCATATTCCTGTAAAATTAAAAGATGGTCAACAACCTATTTCGGCAAATGGAAAAATGTATGTGATTGATGGTGGAATTTCAAAAGCATACCAACCTAAAACCGGTATTGCCGGCTACACGTTAATGTTTAACTCCCACTACCTAGCCTTGGCTGAGCATAGTAACTATGAAGTAATGGAATCCGTTCATGGTGCCTATACACCAAAGCTTCATATAACTGAACGCTTCCCTGAAAGATTATTGGTGAAGGATACCGATGAGGGTAAGGAAATAGAAAAACGTATTAAAGAATTAACCGATTTATTTGAAGCTTATAAACAAGGTATAATAAAAGAAAGAACAAAATAA
- a CDS encoding helix-turn-helix transcriptional regulator: MEIKNILKDRRKKLNLTQEQVAEKIFVSKKSVSNWETGRTTPDIDSLIRIAKLYDLSLDNLLLEGG; encoded by the coding sequence ATGGAAATCAAAAATATTTTAAAAGATAGAAGAAAAAAATTAAATTTAACACAGGAACAAGTTGCTGAAAAAATATTTGTTTCAAAAAAATCAGTTTCTAATTGGGAGACAGGAAGAACTACTCCTGATATAGATAGTTTAATTAGAATAGCAAAATTATATGATTTATCCTTAGATAATTTATTACTTGAGGGGGGATGA
- a CDS encoding DUF1177 domain-containing protein, with product MPLKHLIELYDKLDSSKINMEEIVDYFKNIYEDFEIETYVLMGENGFTNMIKILIPGINGKRNGGNAKTLAILGRLGGIGARPNVIGFVSDGDGALAVLATAAKILSMKSKGDHLNGDIYISTHICTHAPTVPHEPVDFMGSPVNISQINEEELVNSRVKIDGVLSVDTTKGNRIYNKKGFAITPTVKEGYILRVSEDLLDIMEWVTGELPGVLPITTQDITPYGNDIYHINSILQPSVVTDLPTVGIAITTETIVPGCMTGSSHIMDIETTAKYLVEVSKAFGNNKCNLYDEEEFEKLKNKYGSLKKLQTI from the coding sequence ATGCCTTTAAAACATTTAATTGAATTGTATGATAAATTAGATAGTTCTAAAATAAATATGGAAGAAATAGTGGATTATTTTAAAAACATCTATGAGGATTTTGAAATTGAGACTTATGTCTTAATGGGAGAAAATGGATTCACCAATATGATTAAAATATTAATTCCTGGCATAAATGGTAAAAGAAATGGTGGAAATGCTAAAACCTTAGCAATACTGGGGAGACTAGGTGGTATAGGAGCAAGACCCAATGTAATAGGTTTTGTTTCAGATGGAGATGGTGCCCTAGCTGTATTAGCAACAGCTGCTAAAATATTATCTATGAAATCCAAAGGAGATCATTTAAATGGAGATATATATATATCGACTCATATATGTACTCATGCTCCTACTGTGCCTCATGAACCAGTTGATTTTATGGGATCTCCTGTAAACATATCTCAAATAAATGAGGAGGAATTAGTTAATTCAAGGGTAAAAATAGATGGAGTTTTATCAGTAGACACAACAAAAGGAAATAGGATTTATAATAAAAAAGGATTTGCTATTACACCGACAGTAAAAGAAGGATATATTTTAAGAGTAAGTGAGGATTTACTAGATATTATGGAATGGGTAACTGGTGAGCTCCCGGGTGTTTTGCCAATAACTACTCAAGATATAACACCTTATGGAAATGACATATATCATATTAACAGTATATTGCAACCTTCGGTTGTAACAGATTTACCAACAGTAGGAATAGCAATAACAACAGAAACCATAGTACCAGGTTGTATGACTGGCTCTTCTCATATTATGGATATAGAAACGACAGCAAAATATTTAGTTGAAGTGTCTAAAGCCTTCGGCAATAATAAATGTAATTTATATGATGAAGAAGAGTTTGAAAAATTGAAAAACAAATATGGTAGTTTAAAAAAATTACAGACCATATAA
- a CDS encoding M20 family metallopeptidase has product MISKDKIKKEVEILYSEKQEQLEKISHYIHDNPEIEFTEYKAQKILSDYLEENGFDVRRGIGGIETSFEAVYNNGEKGTNIAFLAEYDALKDIGHACGHNIIGTTSTGAGVIVKELMEKYDIPGTIRVIGTPAEEGAGGKVIMLDHGVFKGLDAALIMHPAEDSMPDDISFASANIKYTFTGVPSHAAAFPWKGKNALTGVIQMFNMVDSQRIHLKDYSRVHGIILEGGTAHNVITEKASALFNIRALNYEYLLEIMNMLKNCAEGSALGTGTKVEIEVQGNILKDIRNNNKLVNLVRNNMELFEEDYIERDLSQGIGSTDMANVTHEIPAIQFYIRLRENTGTHTKEFEIASGDEHGERTLKQAVKVLSMTGLELLLEAKEN; this is encoded by the coding sequence ATGATAAGTAAAGATAAAATAAAAAAAGAAGTAGAAATATTATATTCAGAGAAACAAGAACAACTTGAAAAAATTAGTCATTATATACATGATAATCCGGAAATTGAATTTACAGAATACAAGGCACAAAAAATATTGTCTGATTATTTGGAAGAAAATGGATTTGATGTTAGAAGAGGTATTGGAGGAATTGAAACATCTTTTGAGGCTGTCTATAATAATGGTGAAAAAGGAACGAATATAGCTTTTCTAGCAGAATATGACGCATTAAAAGATATAGGTCATGCTTGTGGACATAACATCATAGGTACAACTTCTACTGGAGCAGGGGTAATTGTTAAGGAATTAATGGAGAAATATGATATTCCGGGAACAATTAGAGTAATAGGTACACCAGCGGAAGAAGGTGCCGGTGGAAAAGTTATTATGCTGGATCATGGTGTTTTTAAAGGTTTAGATGCTGCTTTAATAATGCATCCGGCAGAGGATTCCATGCCTGATGATATATCTTTTGCATCTGCAAATATAAAATATACTTTTACAGGTGTTCCTTCCCATGCAGCAGCGTTTCCGTGGAAGGGAAAAAATGCTTTAACCGGAGTAATTCAAATGTTCAATATGGTGGATAGTCAGAGAATACATTTAAAAGACTATTCAAGAGTACATGGAATAATTCTTGAAGGAGGGACAGCGCATAATGTTATAACAGAAAAAGCGTCAGCACTCTTTAATATTAGAGCATTAAATTATGAGTATCTATTAGAGATTATGAATATGCTGAAAAATTGTGCAGAAGGTTCAGCTTTAGGAACTGGTACTAAAGTAGAAATAGAAGTTCAAGGGAATATATTAAAAGATATTAGAAATAATAATAAACTTGTAAACCTAGTTAGAAATAATATGGAATTATTTGAAGAAGATTATATTGAAAGAGATTTAAGTCAAGGAATTGGGTCAACTGACATGGCTAATGTAACCCATGAAATTCCAGCGATACAATTTTATATAAGATTAAGAGAAAATACAGGAACTCATACTAAGGAATTCGAAATAGCTTCTGGCGATGAGCATGGAGAACGAACTTTAAAACAAGCAGTCAAAGTATTAAGTATGACAGGTTTAGAGTTATTACTTGAAGCTAAGGAGAATTAA
- a CDS encoding DUF3100 domain-containing protein: MKENSRTKKNSGVRNAVIATLVVCIIAEFIGPLKFKIKEIDIQIGTLIWAIVFAILLSPDLLGRVIPKLKEFIGEKEIKISPHLLSLTLYPLGIMFGISAGPQIGVVFRAGPALLLQEFGNLMTMFIALPLAMMMGLGRSSVGATFSLCRDTALGIIGDKYGLESPEGMGTLGVYISGSVFGTIFYSILAPIGLAIGFHPFALAMASGMGSASMMGAATTSLINSTVPVLHEQILAYSATSGLLTAVTGIYSEIFIALPLANFYYKKLSKLKIGKNKEIGGKS, encoded by the coding sequence ATGAAGGAAAATTCAAGGACAAAGAAGAACTCTGGAGTTAGAAATGCGGTTATTGCAACCCTAGTAGTTTGTATTATAGCGGAATTTATTGGACCCTTAAAATTTAAAATCAAGGAAATCGATATCCAAATAGGTACATTAATATGGGCCATTGTTTTTGCTATCTTACTATCTCCAGACTTATTAGGAAGGGTAATTCCAAAATTAAAGGAATTTATTGGAGAAAAGGAAATAAAAATTTCCCCACATTTATTGTCATTAACACTTTATCCATTGGGAATTATGTTTGGAATTAGCGCAGGACCACAAATCGGGGTAGTATTTAGAGCAGGACCAGCATTATTGTTACAGGAATTCGGAAATCTTATGACAATGTTTATAGCTTTACCATTAGCGATGATGATGGGATTAGGAAGATCTTCAGTAGGGGCTACATTTTCACTATGTAGGGATACTGCTTTAGGAATTATAGGCGATAAGTATGGATTAGAATCTCCGGAAGGAATGGGAACATTAGGCGTTTACATAAGTGGAAGTGTTTTTGGTACTATATTTTATTCAATATTAGCTCCAATTGGATTAGCTATTGGTTTTCACCCATTTGCTTTAGCTATGGCATCAGGTATGGGTAGTGCCTCTATGATGGGAGCAGCTACAACTTCATTAATAAATAGTACAGTTCCGGTATTGCATGAACAAATACTGGCATACTCAGCAACAAGTGGACTGTTAACAGCAGTAACAGGTATATATTCAGAGATATTTATAGCTTTACCTCTGGCTAATTTCTATTATAAGAAATTGTCTAAGTTGAAAATTGGCAAGAACAAAGAGATTGGAGGGAAATCATAA
- a CDS encoding PucR family transcriptional regulator produces MLITIKDILLMKEFSRCKLISGESGINNIVKSINSMEIPDITDWLSEGELLITTGYSIKDSPKKMEDLIVNLSKMKCAGLAIKTRFIKKINNNVLTLSNTLKIPIIHIPDDISFSDLSTPIMKKIVEMDNLQNKISIDMYNRFINIGIENLGIEGISTLISNIINSDVLILDKDFRTYVDNDKNKKIIPYLKSSLNLLNEDGFTYLAEIDLDVLIKRVIVKKKIIAYIIVLNLVSKDYTNTIDIVLEQATKLLSLEILKLESVSKNIFDLDNIFLTEILENNFNSNEQIEVKAESLNWPNLPYTIILLHSKKFNNLFANKDNSEIVVFKKDIYSIINAEFYKNDPKIKITSLNNDFYIIINSNNFDKKLIEQSINNTINEVNNYCNIKPLCIIGDSIDKLDKIPNKIHDLELALSIYFLKKDKAVFIYEKDTIIEQFFLKNKDNYYLKQFIENTIGNIIDNKSKDSLDLFKTLYEYLKTGCNTLRASKNLYIHRNTLTYRLKKIEKILECDLNSFEDRYKITIAFKINEIIKYY; encoded by the coding sequence ATGCTTATTACAATAAAAGATATTCTTTTAATGAAAGAATTTAGTAGATGTAAATTAATAAGTGGAGAAAGTGGTATAAATAATATAGTGAAATCCATTAATTCTATGGAAATACCCGATATAACAGATTGGCTTTCTGAAGGTGAATTACTTATTACAACAGGATATTCAATAAAGGATAGTCCTAAAAAAATGGAAGATTTAATTGTAAACTTATCTAAAATGAAATGTGCAGGATTAGCTATAAAAACTAGATTTATTAAAAAAATAAATAATAATGTATTAACTTTATCTAATACTTTAAAAATACCTATAATTCATATCCCAGATGATATAAGTTTTTCAGATTTATCAACTCCAATAATGAAGAAAATTGTAGAAATGGATAATTTGCAAAATAAAATATCTATAGATATGTATAATAGGTTTATTAATATTGGAATAGAAAATTTAGGTATTGAAGGAATTTCCACATTAATTTCAAATATTATTAATTCTGATGTCTTAATATTAGATAAAGATTTTAGAACTTATGTTGACAATGATAAAAACAAAAAAATTATTCCTTATTTAAAAAGTTCATTAAATTTATTAAATGAAGATGGATTTACTTATTTAGCCGAGATCGATCTCGATGTATTAATAAAGAGAGTTATTGTTAAGAAAAAAATAATTGCATATATTATAGTTTTAAATTTAGTGTCTAAAGATTATACCAATACTATAGATATTGTATTAGAACAGGCTACAAAGCTTCTTTCACTAGAAATATTAAAGCTAGAATCTGTTAGTAAAAATATATTCGATTTAGATAATATTTTTTTAACTGAAATTTTAGAAAATAATTTTAATTCAAATGAACAAATAGAAGTAAAAGCTGAGTCTTTAAATTGGCCAAATTTACCATATACTATTATCCTTTTACATTCAAAAAAATTCAATAATTTATTTGCCAATAAAGACAATTCTGAAATTGTTGTTTTTAAAAAAGACATTTATAGTATTATAAATGCAGAGTTCTATAAAAATGATCCTAAAATTAAAATAACATCTTTAAACAATGATTTCTACATCATAATTAATTCTAATAATTTTGATAAAAAACTTATAGAACAGTCTATAAACAATACAATAAATGAAGTAAACAATTACTGTAACATAAAACCTCTCTGTATTATTGGAGATAGTATAGATAAGTTAGATAAAATCCCCAATAAAATACATGATTTAGAATTAGCATTATCTATTTATTTTTTAAAAAAGGATAAAGCAGTTTTCATCTATGAAAAAGATACTATTATTGAACAGTTCTTTTTGAAAAATAAAGACAACTACTATTTAAAACAATTCATAGAAAACACCATTGGAAATATTATAGACAATAAATCCAAAGATTCCTTGGATTTATTTAAAACTCTATATGAATATTTAAAAACTGGTTGTAATACTTTAAGAGCCTCAAAAAATTTATACATACATAGAAATACCCTTACTTATAGGCTTAAAAAAATCGAGAAAATACTTGAATGTGATTTAAACTCCTTTGAAGATAGGTACAAAATAACTATTGCATTTAAAATTAATGAAATAATCAAATATTACTAA